TTAcggcatatagctcccatataaacaggtctctccatcattcttgttcggttcctagaagctttgatttttgctgatttgacagaagtttgatatgtagagtagaattatgcccctcaactaaatttatttattttgtataaatatttagcagaatccatagtggcacggccgaacttagcgcacttttacttgttattccttaaaagttttatttttttgctgcaAATTATAGGAACTCTTGTATTAGTTCTTAAATCATATTTTTCAGTTCGAAGCCTTGAGTACAACCTTATTATTAGTTATGTATTACTAAACTTGATTTTCTGCTTGTATGAGTGGTATACTGGTTGGTACcttccaaaattggactaattaGGCGGGGGAGTTGAAACAATATGTATTTATCGATATATGTTTTTGTATATTTCAGATTTTTCTGCATTGGAACACGCAAATAGTATGGATTATGGTCCAACTAATGGTCAACAAGATGAAAACATTAGTGAAAGCCAAAACGTACTCCCTCAAAATAAGACAGCACATCGTAAGTCAACAAGTCTATGTGGAGAAGATAAATTTGTAAGTTTAACTTTAGACATACCAAACGCATCTATCCtccttacatttttataccctcccgaTTGTTTTCTACTGTAGGTTGTCCTTGATATACTGAAACGCTCCACAGAAGGCCATAATGTTattgatttctataaaattaacaaatttttggatattaaaAATCGCAAACGCCTGGTCAACATCCTAATAAAAGAGGTAGTTGATCGTAAAGTTGATAAATATACGGCAATATTTcatgatatgacaaggcaaatAATCGAAGTATTTCCCAATGAAAAATATGTGAGTTTTTCTTTCTtaatatggataaaaaaaagcatattttATTTACATGCGCTCTCTTTTTAGGAAACTTATTTTGTCGCTCACTCAGGTTCCCAGTCGGCAAGAGGTGCCTTATATTATAGATATTCAAATTATACACGGCAGTTGCGTAAAGAAGGTCTATTGGCCTACAAGAAACAAAAATTACGAACTTATttgaaataataataacaataatcaaattaatagttttttttattattttattgtacGGGATGTATGCATTTaacatttgtttctctttcgagacaagccAAATGAtccgaaattttctttttgccatGAAACAAGCAGCAACAACGGGAGCCGTTGCGTCTAGCGTTCGAAACCATCAATACAGCTTCCAaaaagatgcacagaatcatgtgtatgccatgggagtagtgtaattgtgtaaacaaaaaatctgccattccACAAACACAGTAATTGGGAAATGAACAGCTAGCAGGCAGATTTGTCATGGGAAATGTGGtctttatatcatagaggcgttttcgcaacaaatacgatataagtaca
This Stomoxys calcitrans chromosome 2, idStoCalc2.1, whole genome shotgun sequence DNA region includes the following protein-coding sequences:
- the LOC106089710 gene encoding uncharacterized protein LOC106089710; this translates as MLKEWRETHYNDMNHPSGTTTPSFDDTDSFLDQIELKTECNSEDFDMNDTSKKDFSALEHANSMDYGPTNGQQDENISESQNVLPQNKTAHRKSTSLCGEDKFVVLDILKRSTEGHNVIDFYKINKFLDIKNRKRLVNILIKEVVDRKVDKYTAIFHDMTRQIIEVFPNEKYETYFVAHSGSQSARGALYYRYSNYTRQLRKEGLLAYKKQKLRTYLK